DNA from Chloracidobacterium sp.:
CTGACCGGACGTGACCACGACGCGCAGGACGCCAAACGCGCTTTCCGAGCGGCGCGGCAGGCCGGTTTCGACAACATCAACCTCGACCTAATCGCCGGCCTTCCTGGCCAAACGCTGGAAGCGTGGCGCACTAACCTGGTTGAAGCTTTGGCGCTCGCGCCGGAGCATCTGTCACTGTATTTGCTGGAAGTTAAAGAGCAGACGACGCTTGCCCGCCAACTCGCCGCCGGTCGGTTGCCCGCGCTTGATGATGATTTGACCGCCGAGATGTACCTGACGACGCTTGACCTCCTGACGCAGGCGCACTTTGAAGCGTATGAAATCTCCAACTTCGCCCGTCCGGGTCACCGCGCGCGGCACAACCTGAAGTACTGGACGGACAGTCCCTACGCCGCTTTCGGCGTCGGGGCGCACGGCTACGACGGCGTCGAGCGGTACTGGAACAGCGACCGCTTGGAAGATTACTTCGCACAGGTTGAACGGCGTGGGTGGGCGACAGCAGGGCGCACCCAACGGACGTTGCACGAACGGTGGCACGAGGCGTTGATGCTGGGGCTGCGTCTTGCGGAAGGTGTGTCGCCAGATGCTCTGTGGAGGCGCTACGGCATTGACCTCAGCGCCTACGCCGCCGCCGTGTCTGAGCTTCAGGCGGCTGGCTTGCTCGAAGTCACGTCCGACCGCTGGCGACTGACGCCGCGTGGGCGGCTGCTTTCAAACGAAGTTTTCCTAGCGTTTTGCTGATAGATGAACGACATTCACGGTAGCGCCACTCGACGAAGCGCCGTCCGGTGCGCTCCGGTCGTCAGATGGTTTCGTCTTCGCCAGTCCCCCGTGTTGGTGGTATCTCTTTGTTCTTTTCGAAGGACCTGGCCATGACGCAAAGAGTCAATGTGTTGTGCGTCCGCACGGCCGATGGGCGCGTTGCGCCGCTCGCCGGTCAGCAACTTGACATTCGCCAGATTTTTGATAATGCGCTGCCCATTTTTGAACGCGAAGAAGCTAGTATGTCGTTTCTAGCGCGGTATGTGCCGCCGAGTTCGGATGAGTTTTTTGTGACCCGTTATGAAGCGATTGGCGATGTCCGGCAGTTCGCCCAGCGCCACAACCTCAAGCTCTGGCTTGATCCACAGTGCGATCTTGAAGGCAATCTCATTCCTGAATCCGGCATCAAAGGCGACCCGGAGCGCATCGCCAACATTGTTTTGAAACGGTAGGTAGAAAGAAAACCTCTTGCCGCCGCTTCCGAGTATTTGGGGAATGCTACCCGGTTGTTGGCTTGCTCTGCCCGCTACGGGAGGGCCTCCTATGTCGCCTGCTTGCGCGCGCCGTCTGGACTGACATACCGCGCCGCGTCTCGCCACACCAACGAGCGGGCAGACTCGCTTCATCTTCGGAAAGCGCATTTGAGACCTCAGCGACTTGGAAAGCTGGCGGCATGCCACAAGGATTTCGGAGGGGTTGTCTCGTTCGTATGCTCTCCTAGCTCGTTGTTCCAGTAGCCCTTATGGCGGCAAGTACCCCCAGCGAATTGCTAGTCCCCACGCAACCGAGAGACATAACCCCACCAACGACAACCCGATCATAAACAGCACCCAGTAAGAGGTTGGCTGACGAGCAGGCATACTGTGCCGACAGCTTGGCGCAGTCATGTTACGGATGAGCGCCTATTTCCCGAACTTCGACTCGACCGAGGTACATTGCCGAAGCCGCCGGTTGATTCCGACGGTTGCCGATCGCAAGTTCAGCGTCGCCGCGCTCATTCGTTACAAAGACAATATCTATCAGCACGTAATTTCGGCTCTCATCAAGCGCGACCGGCTCATTGAGCCAGAGTCCGGTTCGATCACGTACGCCGACGACCGCTCCGCCCTGCGTGACGCGCACTGCCGTTTGTAGGCGGTACATCACGTTTGGCTTCAAGGGCGGCAACGGCAGGCGCAGCCGCGTCGTGTAGTTCGATACGTCGGTGACAATCCGCAAGGCAAGCTGGTTGCTGTCCCGTTGCACCTCCGGCGGCCGCAGGTCTGAGCGCGGCTGTTCCTTGGCTAACCGCTCCAATTCGGGCGGCTCGGCGACCCATACCAGCGTCGCTTCCTGACGCTGTTGCTCACTGTAATAACCGCGCCGGGCGTAGCCGTTTTTGCTCCCCATAAAGTAGTACCGCGCCGGCGGTGACTTCTCACTGCCGGCCGACGCCAACCGATACACACGCATCGTCCCGTAGAGCGTCCCTGACAACTCAGCTGTCAGCGGCCACTCATGGCGGGACGTGACTTCGCGCAGCGGCTGGGACTCCGGCGTATCGTCTACAATGATGACGACCTGTTCCGCTCCGCCGGCGGCGAGCGCTAGAAAGTTCTCATCGTCCAACGGTGTGACGTACCGTGTCCCACGTGGGAAAGCAAACCGATGAACATCACTGCCGACAACGGTCGCGCCGGGCGGGACGACCTGGCGCAGCACCAACGCTAGGTCGGCGTAAGGCGCAGGGGTGAAGGTGCGCGTCCAACGGTGAAAACGCCAGACGGCGCGTACGCCGGACCCCAGCGTTGCGCCAGTCAGCAACAACATCGCCAAACCAATCGCCAGCCCGCGTAAGACGCGCGGGACGGTGCGTCGCCGCTGGTCGGCCGCCCACCGGAGCGTATCCACAGCGAATACCCCGACGCACAGCGCAAACCACGTCGCCGGCAGCGGCAGCGACGCCGGCGACTTGTAGCTGTCCAACAACGCCAGACTCACCACGCAGGCCAACGTCACCACCAGCAAGCCGGTGCGTGGAATGCGCCAGTCCGGGTGCGACGGCGCACCCAGCGCCTGAAGCCAGTGCGTGATTGGTCTGGTATCCTTTTCGATCTCCTGAAGAATGATGGAAAGTCGGCGCAGCAGTCCGCCGCGCTCAAACATCCAGCTTTCCAGCGTCCCAATCTTTGGCAGCTTGACCTCGCCGCTGACATACAGTTCCTGTAGTTCGGCCGGAGCAGGCATGCCGCCGAACCGCCGCCGCAGTTCGCGGACGAACTGCCAGTGCGACACCATGTGAGCAACAGTGCGAACCGTACGGGCAAGCAGGTACACTAGCGCACCAAGCGTCATCCACTGAAAGAGCCGCGCACTGAGGCTGTCCGGTGTTGGAATTAGCAGTAGGCCGCCAGACCAGTTCGCATATCGGCTGGTTTCATTCAAAAAATTCTCCCATATCCCCGTTGTCGGACGCCCGTACAGCACCGCCGCCGCCAGATCAGTTTGGCGTTGGTAAGCCGTCCAATGCGTACCCACCCAAGCTGCGTACGGCAGCAGCCCTAGTCCGACGCCGACAAGGTAAATGCGCCAAGAGACGCTTCCCAGCACATCGCCGCGCTGGATAACAGCCCAACCGAATGCACAGGGAAAGACGCTCCAGCCAACCGGGTCAAACCATCCGGCGGCCAGTGACAACCCGCCGCTCAATAGTCCCCACAACCACTTGCGCCCAACGCGGTCGGTAGCCTGCGCGCGGAGAAAAAAATAAAAGCCCAACAGCGCACAGGCGACCGCGCCAGTTTCCGGGCGTAACGTCCGCAAGGTGTTGAAAAAGCAGGGATCACCGGCCAGACAGGCGACGGCGAGGAGGCCGGCCGCACGACTGTGCAGTTTGCGCCCAATGAAGTACACAGCGACCAGCGTCGTCAGCGCCAGCAGAACCCCATAGACACGCGCCGGCGCAACCCCTTCGCCAAAGGCGGTCATCGCCGCCCACAATGTCCACTCAAGCGCCGGGCGCGTCAGGGTTAGTCCACCCGTTAGCGCTTGGTGGACGAGAAAGCCTTCGGTCGCCGTCGGCGCGGGAATCGCCCCGATGCGCCGCGTCACAAAAAAGGCAAACAACGCAGCCAGTCCGGCCAGTAAGAACCCCGCCCAGCCGTCCGCCCGCCGGGCCTCGTCCGTCCAGGCGGGCGTGACGTTGGACGACAGTCGCATAGTGTCGCTCTTTGCAGCGACTTTGGCCGAACTGTCCGTCATGCGTCGTTTGCTTGGCTTTGCTGCGCAGCAGCGAGCCGTAGCCGTTCGCTGCGCAGCCGGGAAAGCTACTTCAGCTCCGTCGCCTGAAAGGTTTCCAGAGTGCGCTTGAGCTGAGACATGAACTGGTCGGCGACCGCGCCGTCAATGAGACGGTGATCGAAGGTCAGCGATAGATACGACATGTGGCGAACGGCAATAGCGTCATCATCCGTTACAACCGGACGCTTGACAATAGCGCCGACGCCCAAGATTGCCACTTGGGGCTGGTTGATGATGGGCGTTCCAATGAGACTGCCAAAGCTGCCGTAGTTCGTAATCGTAAACGTCCCGCCGGTCACTTCATCAGGTTTGAGCTGCTTAGCGCGCGCGCGGCTGGCGAGGTCAGCGATGCTACGCGCTAAACCAATGAGGTTTTTTTCTTCAGCATGCCGGATGACCGGGACAATTAACCCCCAGTCCAGCGCCACGGCGATGCCGATATGGTAGTGCTTCTTGTAGATGATGTTGTCGCCGTCAATGGAGGCGTTCAGCGCCGGCCAAGCGCGCAAAGTATCCACGACGCTTTTGACAATGAACGGCAGGAACGTGAGTTTTGCGCCATATTGCGCTTCAAAGTCGCGTTTGTTCCGCTCACGCAGCCGGTGAATGTGCGTCATGTCCACTTCAAAGACGGACGTGACATGCGGCGACGTATGCTTGCTGAGCACCATCCGTTCGGCGATTTTCTTGCGCATCGCCGTCATTGGTACAACTTCCACG
Protein-coding regions in this window:
- the hemW gene encoding radical SAM family heme chaperone HemW, coding for MLSLSMDAASSSSPHADSLALLGVYLHFPFCTTKCTYCAFVTRGYDAELAERYVAALETELQRFSDACAAVPLAFTTRRADTLYFGGGTPSRLTPRQLERLLTACRTVFDFTPDVEVTVEVNPGDATPERLEAYRALGVNRLSLGVQSFFDSDLALTGRDHDAQDAKRAFRAARQAGFDNINLDLIAGLPGQTLEAWRTNLVEALALAPEHLSLYLLEVKEQTTLARQLAAGRLPALDDDLTAEMYLTTLDLLTQAHFEAYEISNFARPGHRARHNLKYWTDSPYAAFGVGAHGYDGVERYWNSDRLEDYFAQVERRGWATAGRTQRTLHERWHEALMLGLRLAEGVSPDALWRRYGIDLSAYAAAVSELQAAGLLEVTSDRWRLTPRGRLLSNEVFLAFC
- a CDS encoding glycosyltransferase family 39 protein, with amino-acid sequence MTDSSAKVAAKSDTMRLSSNVTPAWTDEARRADGWAGFLLAGLAALFAFFVTRRIGAIPAPTATEGFLVHQALTGGLTLTRPALEWTLWAAMTAFGEGVAPARVYGVLLALTTLVAVYFIGRKLHSRAAGLLAVACLAGDPCFFNTLRTLRPETGAVACALLGFYFFLRAQATDRVGRKWLWGLLSGGLSLAAGWFDPVGWSVFPCAFGWAVIQRGDVLGSVSWRIYLVGVGLGLLPYAAWVGTHWTAYQRQTDLAAAVLYGRPTTGIWENFLNETSRYANWSGGLLLIPTPDSLSARLFQWMTLGALVYLLARTVRTVAHMVSHWQFVRELRRRFGGMPAPAELQELYVSGEVKLPKIGTLESWMFERGGLLRRLSIILQEIEKDTRPITHWLQALGAPSHPDWRIPRTGLLVVTLACVVSLALLDSYKSPASLPLPATWFALCVGVFAVDTLRWAADQRRRTVPRVLRGLAIGLAMLLLTGATLGSGVRAVWRFHRWTRTFTPAPYADLALVLRQVVPPGATVVGSDVHRFAFPRGTRYVTPLDDENFLALAAGGAEQVVIIVDDTPESQPLREVTSRHEWPLTAELSGTLYGTMRVYRLASAGSEKSPPARYYFMGSKNGYARRGYYSEQQRQEATLVWVAEPPELERLAKEQPRSDLRPPEVQRDSNQLALRIVTDVSNYTTRLRLPLPPLKPNVMYRLQTAVRVTQGGAVVGVRDRTGLWLNEPVALDESRNYVLIDIVFVTNERGDAELAIGNRRNQPAASAMYLGRVEVREIGAHP